A single region of the Chryseobacterium culicis genome encodes:
- a CDS encoding TlpA family protein disulfide reductase, translated as MKKYLLLFIITFFVMSCSKKVEVKGKITGSSPLERIEFVEASGVGTLPLINIGLDKDGNFSGNFDAPKDGMYVINYAGRQSLIYLEGGQTVNISGNGTTFPNEYVITGDAKKNNDFLTASMKFLADYGSKVNLPVLMGGDEAAFLKGMHKIEADINKNVDDLAKKNNPSKGLLEWKKNDVKVTILNLLANYEMGHGPMSGNPSYKASKAFKDYETQLETDKDAMVKTIPLYRQYLLVKMTPDFQKYAEANSKGKTGITTSEMFAQYLKTKKDLSQTAKDYLLAFVMAQADIHPTTPVANIDKIKKIIDSDIKDATIKSDLLKMQVAITGLKIGDAAPEAALAKQDGKAYKLSENKGKPYMLFFYASWNPYISEATVPVLKEVVNFYKSKMNFVFVNVDDTKDQFIKTSNSLLKGIQGVNVYGEGGLNSDIAKKYGVYGFKLPCFVIIDKDGKIASRSFVNLGEQELVTILDKQTGLSAPKVEPNMQTQPQLQLDPSAMQQAPQPANPQPAPTK; from the coding sequence ATGAAAAAATATCTTTTATTGTTTATCATCACATTCTTTGTGATGTCTTGTTCAAAAAAAGTAGAAGTAAAAGGGAAAATTACAGGAAGCTCACCATTAGAAAGAATTGAATTTGTAGAAGCTTCAGGAGTAGGAACCCTGCCTTTAATTAATATAGGTCTAGATAAAGACGGAAACTTTTCAGGAAATTTTGATGCTCCTAAAGATGGGATGTACGTAATTAACTATGCAGGCAGACAAAGCCTGATCTATCTTGAAGGAGGACAAACTGTGAATATTTCTGGAAACGGAACTACTTTCCCAAATGAATATGTGATTACCGGAGATGCTAAAAAGAATAATGATTTCCTTACGGCAAGTATGAAGTTTTTAGCAGACTATGGCAGCAAAGTTAATTTACCGGTATTAATGGGTGGAGATGAAGCTGCATTTTTAAAAGGAATGCATAAAATTGAAGCAGATATTAATAAAAATGTAGATGATCTTGCCAAGAAAAATAACCCAAGCAAAGGATTATTAGAGTGGAAGAAAAACGACGTAAAAGTAACTATTCTTAACTTGCTTGCCAATTATGAAATGGGGCACGGTCCAATGTCTGGAAACCCTTCTTACAAAGCTTCTAAGGCTTTTAAAGATTATGAAACTCAGTTAGAGACAGATAAAGATGCAATGGTGAAAACGATTCCTCTTTACAGACAATATCTTCTTGTAAAAATGACTCCTGATTTCCAGAAGTATGCGGAAGCAAACAGCAAAGGAAAAACAGGAATTACAACTTCTGAGATGTTTGCTCAATATTTAAAAACAAAGAAAGACTTATCTCAGACTGCAAAAGATTATCTTCTTGCTTTTGTAATGGCTCAGGCTGATATTCATCCAACGACTCCGGTTGCCAATATCGACAAGATTAAAAAGATTATCGATTCAGATATTAAAGATGCTACCATTAAAAGTGATCTTTTAAAAATGCAGGTAGCGATTACAGGTCTTAAAATCGGAGATGCAGCTCCTGAAGCGGCTTTAGCAAAACAAGACGGAAAAGCTTATAAACTTTCTGAAAACAAAGGAAAACCTTATATGTTATTCTTCTATGCTTCATGGAATCCTTACATCAGCGAAGCTACAGTACCTGTGCTAAAAGAAGTGGTAAACTTCTACAAGTCTAAAATGAATTTTGTATTTGTAAACGTTGATGATACAAAAGACCAGTTCATTAAAACAAGTAACTCCTTATTAAAAGGGATTCAGGGAGTAAATGTTTATGGAGAAGGAGGTTTGAACTCAGATATCGCTAAGAAATATGGTGTATACGGATTCAAGTTACCTTGCTTTGTAATCATTGATAAAGATGGTAAAATTGCCAGCAGATCTTTTGTAAACCTGGGTGAGCAGGAATTAGTAACGATTCTTGATAAACAAACAGGTCTTTCAGCTCCAAAAGTAGAGCCGAATATGCAAACGCAGCCGCAATTACAGCTTGATCCTTCTGCAATGCAGCAAGCTCCACAGCCCGCAAATCCACAGCCGGCTCCAACAAAATAA